The Xyrauchen texanus isolate HMW12.3.18 chromosome 4, RBS_HiC_50CHRs, whole genome shotgun sequence genome segment catttttactagtatTTGGTTTTAACCAAAACTAATTTAGGACTCATAACGCTTGCGATATGAATTGATAAAAACGGTCGTTTGTTTGTGCTGACAAGCCTCGACAACCTGATAGAGCGGAGAAACAACCAGCGTCTCGACCTTTTGACTGACGTTTGTGATTTCTATTCACGACGCGACGCTCTGGGAAGTCCCGCCCACCGTGATATATCATTGGTCTAAAATCCCGCCATGACGTTCCGCTTATAGTGAAGAGGCGTCGCGCACTTCTGACGCGCCTGAGTTACTCCGGGAGTAATGTTCCGTTCAATGCGTTTCAGCAGCAACTCGGTAAACTCAATGGCCGCGACTGAGAAATTAATTCAAACCGTATACGCTTACCCGGTGCTTTACAACGTTTCGTTCCACGATTATCGCAGTtctgagaggagagcaaaagcGTGGAGGGACGTCGCAGCGTCAGTTGGTCTCCCTGGTCAGTGCGTCAACATTACGCGCGTGTTTGGGCGCACGGAGTGAATCcttttttaacatatatttatgAAACAGTTTCAGTTCATTATGAATTACTTTATTATTTCGGTTTGATGTTACACACCATCTGCACTGGGAGACGACGCGACGCTCTGCTGCATTGTAATCGGGACAGTTCGTTGATCATATGGGAGCGTTTTGGTTTGATGCGTCTCTGAACAGTGTGCTTTCTGTTTTGTTTGCAATAATAGTTTTGATACTGTTCAAATATAATGTCTTGTGCACATGCAATCCATAACACAAATGAAAGATTGATGGTACATAAAGATATGCAGTTATTATATACagttgtattttaatttaaaggtTTTAATTATTTGCTATCTAAAGTGAAACATCTGTGTTGCAGTTTGTCTTTCCTGTCTCATTTGCAGGCCCAGACACTATTTGTGGATTTCtgtgctaataaaaaaaaaatataataatacaggTTACATGGTGGGGGTGTAAACATGctaaaatgtgttattattgGTACCTGAAAGGATCATGAAATTagccaaatatttaataaacaaacatgcaagggtGGGGCGCTAATAAACTGAATAACAGATGTTGAAAGTTCTGCATGTGCAAATTCTGTAGGGGCTTtcaatgtgtttttattattattattatgttatgttaCTGATTTTAAGTACTATTTTTCCCCTGTAGTGGTGGAATGCAAAAGAAGATGGAAGACCATAAGGGACAGGTACATCAGAGAGAGAAGACTTTGCAAACTAAAGAAGGAAGAAGGGGGGCGTCGCTTGCATCACTGGCCACACAGAGAAACCCTCTCGTTTCTGGACGCTCACATCAGAAAGAGAAAGCGTCACAGTGAATCAGAAGCTCTTGAGGACCTGGAGGACGTGGGTGGAAGTGGTCAGGAGTCCCCCGACGAGTCGCTCGATGAGTCCAGCGCAGGTGATTCAAAGCCAACCGAGTCTAGCCTTGATAAATCAAAGCGTGACAAGACACAGACGGCAGATTCGAAGGAATTTCTCTTGAATATTCCAGAGTCCAAGTCTCTGATGTCTCCCCAGATCAAAGCAAATATTGCAGCTCAATTAAATCCCTTGTCACAGCTGCCGTTGTCTATCGTCACTCAGCTCGCCCCCGTCAAACAGGTCCAACCAATGACCCAGCTCGCGGTCGTCACCAGTCTGCCTCCTGGACTGAAGGTGTCACAGGCTTCATGTTCAACTTCACCGCACGTCCCCATCCAGACAAATGCAACAGCAGCATCAGTCTCATCCGCAAACATCAATGGGAAAATGGAGGAAAAAGAGGTGCTGAAGAATCGTGAGAAACCAGTTCTCGACAGAGCTCTTGATGAGGACGAGTTGTTTCTCTTGAGTTATGTCCCGGCCCTCAAAAGACTGACACCACAGAAAAGAGCCGCAGTTAAAATGAAAATCCAGCAGATTATGTTTGACGCAGAGTTCAAAGATGaataaacaatgtgtattttgctTTTGTCTTGCTCTCAGATGAAGACAATAGATTAAATGTAAGGTTGAGATATTTTACTTTCCCAACTTAAAATTTGATccccttgtaaaaaaaaaaaaaacccaattctgcatcatttataaaaatgtgtttaaaatgtgctttaattTCTTTGTATATTTcaatggaaaaaacaaacaaccgAACAATTAACTAATACCAAGTATGAATCTGGTTTGTGTTCACCTTTTGTCTAGGTTTTGGAAGGTTCTTTCTTAGTGCAAAAAGAACCTGTTTTGTAAAATTACACTAAATGTTTTGGTGCAAACTGCTACTTAATGTATTTATGTCAAGTTTGGTTCATTAATATGGGGTATTAGTTTACTgtaatttaacaataaaatgcaaagttccCCAAAATCTTGTTGATAACCTCAATTGAACTACAGGAAAATGCCAACTCACTGACAGGTTTATTGCACTCttcatataaatacataaatgcagaaaaataaacaatagtTTAAAGGAACATTCAACCCACTCCAAGTAACATTTGAACCGGCATCAGCTGGCATGGGAGGCTAGCGTGCTAACactgaggctaaaggctacaacctctagcgtcagttgctagtgtgcctcttgaggacAGGAGAGTGAGACATACCGCATAGCCATCACGTACCAGCCatctcccattacactcacccctaaacctcccatctgggtcacggcaccactgtaaccggtcctgctcaacctgCTCTGACAGGATTCGAACTAGCATGGGAGGTGTGGGCGCTAAGAAAGGAGGCTAAATGccacagcctctagcatcagtcactaatGCACCTCGAGGCTAGccatcacataccagctggcacatttacatttatgcatttggcagatgcttttatccaaagcgacttacagagcccttattacagggacaatcccccggagcaacctggagttaagtgccttgctcaaggacacaatggtggtggtggcggctgtggggctcaaaccagcatccttctgattaccagattaccagttatgtgcttagaccactacaccaccacggcACCCGTTGCATATGCATGCAATTCCAACGTGTCTAGGTCCCAAAAGGCACAATATAGTTAATCCATAAGGCTtcagtggttttatccatgtccTCAGAAGTAATCAGATGACATCTGCAGTCTCGTAGacgcaatcatgatttcaatctcgactgcacttgatgcatgtgcagagtacTCGCTGTACAAGTCAGAAATTCCTTTATACAAGGAGATACCAACCTCCCAAAGAAGAGACCATAAAGGCCAAAGTGTACTTTGGTTGTCCACGTTGCTGATtgacttaaaaacaaaaagtagttacAGCAAgataactacattgaagctatttaggGTCAGCATCTATTTAAATACCAAGTTTTTACAATCAGAGCAGTATTTATCATGTACAAAAAGTGAATTGGTTCACTGTATGACCATTAACCTTTAaaatatgcatgcatgcacatttCTTTGGAGGACTGGAGAAGATGATATGCTTGTGCGGATACATTGTGAACTAAATttcttattttaattaaactatgTAGCTACTGCTGCATTCATGTTATTGCTGGGAtagttactttattattattaaaaatacaatctaGAATAAGCATAACGTCCTGCATTAGTTCTCTTATTAGTCACGTAAAGCCTCTCTGCGAAGTTCTGGAAATGTTTTATGGTTAGAAAAATAAAACCTTTAAAGCACGTTGGTTCCCAAAATGTGCCAAATGGAAACCGTTCACTTAGGGGAGCGTTTTCTTTATTGGGTAGGtctatatctttaaaaaaataacttttatttttttacttcccACCATATTTATATAGATTTGTCTGTCAGTGTCAACAGCGTTCTTGAGCAAACTAGCCTCAACGCTTGAGGTAGCCGTTTATGACGTCACGctacagatagtcccgcccaccgtgaaatctcattggtctaaCATCCCGCCATGACGTTCCGCGTCTAGTCAAGAGGCGTCGCGCACTTCTGACGCGACTGGCCGATCTCGGGTGTACGTTGCGATCAACGCGTTTCAGCAGTAACTCCGCAAACTCAATGGACGCGACTGAGAAATTAATCCAGATTGTATACACTTACCCGGTACTTTACAACGTTTCGTGTCAAAATTATCGCAGTTCTGAGAAGAGGGCGAAAGCGTGGAGGGACGTCGCCGCGTCTGTTGGTCTCTCGGGTCAGTGCGTCAACATTACGCGCGCGTTTTGGCGCATGGTGTTTAGATGTGAAGCTTTTTCACTTTTAAAACAGTTCCTGTTATGATTCATTAAAAGCTTTCAGCTGGATATTTCCCGCCATTTATACTAAAACTAGAACGCTATTATTAGGCGACACATTAGCTGTAATTGATACAGATTTGTATCATAGTTGAAGCGGTTTGGTTTGACGCGTCGATAGCGGAGTACGTGGAATATTAAGGGTCCGTTCACTCAGGAGACGTTTTTGCGTTGCATCTGCGCCATTCTTAATTCTTGGTCTACGCACACATGCGTTATACTGGCGTCTTTGGGTATTGCGTCGCGTTCAATCTGTCATGTTGTATTTTTAGAAGCGTGTCAAAAGTTTGACTTCAAATTTTATAAGCACGAGAGTGCGTCATGTGTGAACAGaccctttttttgtttgttgtgaaAACGGACATAAATCTGACAtatgtaaaaacacatttatactaAATATATGCTGATATATAAGACACATAAGCTACTTGCGCTTTATATGgcacatatatttcaaaattagcagagttcatatatgtaacatatcttcccaaaattaCTAGTGGAATTTGAATATGTACATGTATGCTCAATATAcagtttaatcaatgttttttgtttatttatggccATATGTCAGATTGCTGTATGGATTTGCCTCCAAAATATGAAATTCGGCCTTTCTGGTGTTTAAAACATATAGGTTTAGGGGCCCtagagttgcgagtttgaatccagggcgtgctgagtgactccagccaggtctcctaagcaaccaaattggcccggttgctagggagggtagagtcacatggggtaacctcctggtggtggtgattagtggttctctcaatggggcatgtggagagttgtgtgtggatcgtgaagagtagcatgagcctccacatgctgtgagtctccgcggtgtcatgcacaacaagtcacgtgatcagatgctcggattgacggtctcagaagcggaggcaactgagactcgtcctccgccacccggattgaggcgagtaaccacaccaccacgaggacctactaagtagtgggaattgggcattccaaaattggggaagATGTATAGCTTTTAATCATATATCGTTCATGAAGTACTATTTTTCCCCTGTAGTGGTGGAATGCAAAAGAAGATGGAGGAGTATAAGGGACAGGTACATCAGAGAGAGAAGACTTTGCAAACTAAAGAAGGAAGAAGGGGGGCGTCGCTTGCATCACTGGCCACACAGAGAAACCCTCTCGTTTCTGGACGCTCACATCAGAAAGAGAAAGCGTCACAGTGAATCAGAAGCTCTTGAGGACCTGGAGGACGTGGGTGGAAGTGGTCAGGAGTCCCCCGACGAGTCGCTCGATGAGTCCAGCGCAGGTGATTCAAAGCCAACCGAGTCTAGCCTTGATAAATCAAAGCGTGACAAGACACAGACGGCAGATTCGAAGGAATTTCTCTTGAATATTCCAGAGTCCAAGTCTCTGATGTCTCCCCAGATCAAAGCAAATATTGCAGCTCAATTAAATCCCTTGTCACAGCTGCCGTTGTCTATCGTCACTCAGCTCGCCCCCGTCAAACAGGTCCAACCAATGACCCAGCTCGCGGTCGTCACCAGTCTGCCTCCTGGACTGAAGGTGTCACAGGCTTCATGTTCAACTTCACCGCACGTCCCCATCCAGACAAATGCAACAGCAGCATCGGTCTCATCCGCAAACATCAATGGGAAAATGGAGGAAAAAGAGGTGCTGAAGAATCGTGAGAAACCAGTTCTCGACAGAGCTCTTGATGAGGACGAGTTGTTTCTCTTGAGTTATGTCCCGGCCCTCAAAAGACTGACACCACAGAAAAGAGCTGCAGTTAAAATGACAATCCAGCAGATTATGTTTGACGCAGAGTTTAAAGATGAATAAGCATCAACAGAAGACTGTACAGTGTAATATAACAATCTGCTGGATTTTGTATTGGACTCTTTTataataaaaagtgttaaaaacaCTTTATTTCAGTATATGTTTCAATGCAACATCGAAGACTACCATGTATAAATCCAGTTTGTGTAGGTTCTTAATTGGCGCTAAAGACCTTGTTTCGTAAAGCAAcactattttaaatgtatttgctgCATTAAAATGTCTGTTATGCAATGCATTGTCATAAATAAAAGCACTTTCTGCAAAGCAGTGAATGCACACACTCAAGAAATGTTGTAgcccatttttaagatttatgcatttcaactgcatgacacatttccatcaaattgcagtgaaagatttaaaaaaacagcataaaatatttatgtttaaatttaAAGATGCAAAGAAGTGCAGTGTGTTTGCCAAAGCCAGAATGAAGTAGCTTGAAGACCTTTCTTATGCACACATGATGAATCCGTTATTcttaaaaaacactttttcaaTATGGCTTTTGTTGGTCTAAAATAAAAGGCAAACTAGTGCATGCTCATCACTTGcaatacaattactattttttTTCGGCTTGATGGGAGGAGTGACGCCTCTTTTCAGGCCCTACACTTGCAAACAAAAacgctttttttaattttttataattaagatttattttttagagAACCCAAAGAATGATTGAATCTAAAAGAAATAAGACCCTTTATTTAAAATCATCTGGGAAGAAAATTGGACATAAGCAGAAAAATGTTGCTTGCATACAATCACAATTCACAGTATCACAGACATGCGATCACAATGCAAGCATTGCATCTCTTTCATAGAAAAAGACCCCCATATGGTTTAACACGTTCCTTTTTTCCCCTGATTAATCAGCATCGCATCAGGGCTCTCAAACAGATCAAAATAAACATGTTCGACTGAAACCTGATGGGACTATTGCGATCTCTGTAGGTTTATTATTAGCGGCTCTTTAGCAGTTATTCCGCTGAGAGAAATAATTATAGTGTCCTGATAAGATAAGATCATAATCGTTTAAGCGACGAGCAACCAGAACATGATGAGGAGCGCCACCAACAGGAAGAGGCGGGACAGGAACTGCTCATCCATTTGCTGAGGGGTGCCTGGGGCTGCTGTGGATACAGAGAGAAATATCAAAATCACACTCATCACTGTGGTTCTTTACAAAAGGACGACAACACTAGCCTGAGCGACATGCTATTTTGGTGTATAAAATTTACAGGCAACCAGGGTTCAATTCGGAATCAGAATTATaacattgatccctttacatgtcatctatatgctaacgtacaaaaaaaaaatggacaagCGTAACTTTGATAAGAGAAAGACTCTTCAGTTTAAAAGTGTATATTTGATCAATGCCCCTCTTATCTGGATTCAATAGGAAACACATCAACGCAGGATTTTCATGGGATTGTTTTTAAGGTATACAGAAGAAATGATCCCAGGACCTTGGCCCAGGACTGGTGTCGaaacacgggaaggaggagggatatgccgtagtggagttctcgccactaccgtccaccccaatggagcagccacggccgtCTGCAGGGGGACGGAGGAGCTGGCCGCGTGGAAGTGGAGGAaaggccgccgaccgcgaggggagaaggggctcctaaccgaccgcctggagtgggagaaccgctgccaggggcgagggagaccccttctgttccccgagaacgcggtggggcattccgtctgccaggggctggaggactgcctccgatccgcggctgtcatccgttagagggtggaggagtggccgaagaacaagctacggcgtatcggggAACTGGCGAGTAAGCGCTCGCTCGCTGGGATTGTTTTTAAGGTATACAGAAGAAATGATCCCAGGACCTTGGCCCAGGACTGGTGTCGaaacacgggaaggaggagggatatgccgtagtacagttctcgccactaccgtccaccccaatggagccaTGGCCGTCTGCAGGGGgacggaggaacggccgccaaccgcgaggggagaaggggctcctaaccgaccacctggagtggtttaatgagtaaaacatacctccctagcCTAAATCATTAACCTAAACCTCACCATTAGTGTCCTTagagcaaatgagaggtgaacaaaatgaGAAAcgaaaagcaaattttctgaagcaaccacatcaatttgtgtcacttctatgacactcgTTTCACGTGTCAGTCTGCGTGTTTAACTGGGCTCAAACTACGGACTTCTGAGTCTGAAGTCTAACGCTCAATGAGGTGAGTGACAGCGCAAGCCAattacattggaataagtgtgtacatTTAGGCAAGTCTGTAACACAAGCGTTAAAAGGTAGCGTTAtagtaagtgtttataaagtcataatcagacgATGTtaagttgttgtagcgcctctagtgttcatttcaccaggaaactccTGTGAAACATCGAACGTGGCACGTTAACGTTCGTTCTGTGAGACTAGATTGGTGGAAAATTCTTCCTCTGAttgaaaaatatagatatatacataaatattatcaaaaaggctgaaaaataatgAGATGCATGGTAACGGTCGCCACACCTGACAAAAGTCATATTTACCcccaaatcaataataataataataataataataataataataattaattaaattagatagtttgaagaaaataaagcttacatttaggaccattaaaaaATTTTGACACTTTAAGACACTTTTTACCCAATTCTCAGTACCGCAATGTGTGAAGATGCTTTGCTTTTACTATTCTAGCAATTTTTAACGATGATTCTCATTACAGCAACAGTCATGTTTGTACTCTTATTACTATAAAAAGAAAGATGCATATGTACAATGATTTTCTAAACTGAAAtcagaaataaaaaatgaaaggcagtaccaaaGTGGGTGCAACTATGATGCATAAATactatttaaatcttttttttttgcattgtggtaaatgagaattggggggtaaaatgtgcataacagtcatgaaaacaatgtgacaatcaaaatcttaaattgctttAACAGTAGGCTTCACTTCCATTATGGAAAATgctatttctgttttgtttttatttcagagTAAAACGGAGTCATTTACTTGACAGGTTTTGTAAGAATAcatgtataattgtttttaactATACTGCCTAAGTTTACGGTGACAATTGTGGAATTAGTTCTCTTAGAATCAGAATCATAGGAGCGTATCTTTGGAAATGTCTTGCAATCACACGGAGGT includes the following:
- the LOC127642995 gene encoding uncharacterized protein LOC127642995: MFRSMRFSSNSVNSMAATEKLIQTVYAYPVLYNVSFHDYRSSERRAKAWRDVAASVGLPVVECKRRWKTIRDRYIRERRLCKLKKEEGGRRLHHWPHRETLSFLDAHIRKRKRHSESEALEDLEDVGGSGQESPDESLDESSAGDSKPTESSLDKSKRDKTQTADSKEFLLNIPESKSLMSPQIKANIAAQLNPLSQLPLSIVTQLAPVKQVQPMTQLAVVTSLPPGLKVSQASCSTSPHVPIQTNATAASVSSANINGKMEEKEVLKNREKPVLDRALDEDELFLLSYVPALKRLTPQKRAAVKMKIQQIMFDAEFKDE
- the LOC127642997 gene encoding uncharacterized protein LOC127642997, with protein sequence MDATEKLIQIVYTYPVLYNVSCQNYRSSEKRAKAWRDVAASVGLSVVECKRRWRSIRDRYIRERRLCKLKKEEGGRRLHHWPHRETLSFLDAHIRKRKRHSESEALEDLEDVGGSGQESPDESLDESSAGDSKPTESSLDKSKRDKTQTADSKEFLLNIPESKSLMSPQIKANIAAQLNPLSQLPLSIVTQLAPVKQVQPMTQLAVVTSLPPGLKVSQASCSTSPHVPIQTNATAASVSSANINGKMEEKEVLKNREKPVLDRALDEDELFLLSYVPALKRLTPQKRAAVKMTIQQIMFDAEFKDE